One window of Nicotiana tomentosiformis chromosome 11, ASM39032v3, whole genome shotgun sequence genomic DNA carries:
- the LOC138901700 gene encoding uncharacterized protein has translation MTMDDLIGNLQTYELKLSQDRDMAKPCTDKNLVLKATEMLGTDDDDDDDDDDMLLLTRRFQKMIRKVGFHKKGRTSKTKDLEKSNSDGCYKCGSLDHFIKDYPMLEF, from the coding sequence ATGACCATGGATGATCTTATTGGAAACTTGCAGACCTATGAGCTAAAGTTGTCTCAAGATCGTGATATGGCTAAACCTTGCACGGATAAGAACCTGGTTCTCAAGGCCACTGAAATGCTGGGaactgatgatgatgatgatgatgatgatgatgatatgtTACTATTGACACGTAGATTTCAAAAGATGATAAGAAAGGTTGGTTTCCATAAAAAGGGAAGAACCTCCAAAACAAAGGATCTAGAAAAGAGTAATTCAGATGGGTGTTACAAGTGTGGCAGCCTTGATCACTTTATTAAGGATTATCCAATGTTGGAGTTCTAG